A genomic stretch from Sphingomonas faeni includes:
- a CDS encoding replicative DNA helicase, protein MATLAFPVPAVPEPQQLPRNVEAEAAMLGAMMIDNRLADDLVDKLEPGHFFEPVHGRIFAAIKTLRGNDMLVTPVTLRPMFDADEGMRELGGPAYLAGLTGSGAGLIGARQFAQQIYDLAMLRALVSVGRTLVDRAMDTSEEVNPRAQIELAEEELFKVAADGGSENTVKSFAQATTAAVKMAERALNSGGNLSGVTTGIDSINAKIGGMHHSDLMILAGRPGMGKTSLATNIAFNAARRWMRDMADGIAPKDSVGAKVAFFSLEMSADQLATRILAEQSQISSESLRMGKISRTEFAQLAAAAAELENLPLFIDDTGGLSIGALHTRVRRLQRRHNNEIGLVVVDYLQLLSGSGKSKDGNRVQEISEISRGLKTLAKDLNVPVLALSQLSRAVESREDKTPMLSDLRESGSIEQDADMVWFVYREDYYVASKEPKRPAEGDSSKIFEDHASWAAEMERVYGLAELIIAKQRHGATGKVRMKFDPTITKFSDLAEY, encoded by the coding sequence ATGGCAACTCTCGCATTCCCCGTTCCCGCTGTCCCCGAACCCCAACAGCTTCCCCGCAACGTCGAGGCGGAAGCCGCGATGCTCGGCGCGATGATGATCGACAACCGGCTGGCGGACGATCTCGTCGACAAGCTCGAACCGGGTCATTTCTTCGAACCCGTCCACGGGCGGATCTTCGCCGCGATCAAGACGCTGCGTGGCAACGACATGCTGGTGACGCCGGTAACGCTACGGCCGATGTTTGATGCCGACGAGGGTATGCGCGAGCTTGGCGGGCCGGCGTATCTGGCCGGGCTGACGGGCAGCGGTGCGGGGCTGATCGGCGCGCGCCAGTTCGCGCAGCAGATCTACGACCTCGCCATGCTCCGCGCGCTCGTTTCGGTCGGACGGACGCTGGTCGACCGTGCGATGGATACCTCGGAAGAGGTCAATCCGCGCGCGCAGATCGAGCTCGCCGAGGAAGAACTGTTCAAGGTCGCGGCGGATGGCGGGTCCGAGAACACCGTGAAGTCGTTCGCGCAGGCGACGACTGCGGCGGTCAAGATGGCCGAGCGCGCGCTCAACTCCGGCGGCAATCTGTCGGGCGTCACCACGGGCATCGATTCGATCAACGCCAAGATCGGCGGCATGCATCACAGCGATCTCATGATCCTCGCCGGTCGTCCGGGCATGGGCAAGACGTCGCTCGCCACGAACATCGCGTTCAACGCCGCGCGGCGCTGGATGCGCGACATGGCCGACGGGATCGCCCCTAAGGACTCGGTCGGCGCGAAGGTCGCGTTTTTCTCGTTGGAAATGTCCGCGGATCAGCTCGCGACGCGTATCCTCGCCGAACAGTCGCAGATCTCGTCCGAATCGCTCCGCATGGGTAAGATCAGTCGGACCGAGTTCGCGCAGTTGGCCGCCGCCGCTGCTGAGCTTGAGAATTTGCCCCTGTTCATCGACGACACCGGCGGCCTGTCGATCGGCGCGCTGCATACGCGCGTGCGCCGGTTGCAGCGCCGCCACAACAACGAGATCGGGCTCGTGGTGGTCGACTACCTCCAGCTGCTGTCCGGATCGGGCAAGAGCAAGGACGGCAACCGCGTCCAGGAGATTTCCGAGATTTCGCGCGGGCTGAAGACGTTGGCGAAGGACCTGAACGTGCCGGTACTGGCGCTGTCGCAGCTGTCGCGCGCTGTCGAATCACGTGAGGACAAGACGCCGATGCTCTCGGATCTGCGCGAGTCCGGCTCGATCGAGCAGGACGCCGATATGGTCTGGTTCGTGTACCGCGAGGATTATTACGTCGCGTCGAAGGAGCCCAAGCGGCCGGCGGAAGGGGATAGCTCGAAGATTTTCGAGGACCATGCGTCGTGGGCGGCGGAGATGGAGCGGGTGTATGGTCTGGCGGAATTGATCATCGCCAAGCAGCGCCACGGCGCGACCGGCAAGGTGCGGATGAAGTTCGACCCGACGATCACGAAGTTCTCGGATCTCGCGGAGTATTGA